A genome region from Pseudanabaena sp. Chao 1811 includes the following:
- the rdgB gene encoding RdgB/HAM1 family non-canonical purine NTP pyrophosphatase, translated as MSELSSQLQKLVIASGNAGKIEEFRAYLANLGVTLIAKPDSIDVEETGETFIENAHLKASQVAIATNEWAIADDSGLEVIALNGAPGVLSARYAETDLDRINRVLKELGDHPNREAQFVCAIAIASPDGKITADAVGICKGIIADMPRGNSGFGYDPIFLVPDLQQTFGEIAPEVKSQISHRANALTILRSKLESLIAPHYSA; from the coding sequence ATGTCCGAGTTATCAAGTCAATTGCAAAAGTTAGTAATTGCCAGTGGAAATGCTGGAAAAATAGAAGAGTTTCGTGCTTATTTGGCTAATCTAGGCGTAACTCTAATTGCCAAGCCTGACAGTATCGATGTTGAAGAAACAGGAGAAACTTTTATTGAGAATGCTCATCTCAAAGCCTCTCAAGTTGCGATCGCTACTAACGAATGGGCGATCGCTGATGATTCAGGACTAGAGGTAATTGCCCTTAATGGTGCTCCAGGAGTACTTTCGGCGAGATATGCAGAGACTGATCTTGATCGCATCAATCGCGTTTTAAAGGAACTTGGCGATCATCCTAATCGCGAAGCCCAGTTTGTTTGCGCGATCGCGATCGCCTCACCCGATGGCAAGATAACTGCCGATGCCGTTGGTATTTGTAAAGGCATCATCGCCGATATGCCACGGGGAAATAGTGGGTTTGGCTATGATCCGATTTTCTTAGTGCCAGATCTCCAGCAAACCTTTGGTGAAATCGCCCCTGAAGTAAAATCGCAAATTAGCCATCGGGCAAATGCTCTCACTATCCTGCGCTCTAAGTTAGAGTCACTGATTGCACCACATTATTCCGCGTAA
- a CDS encoding DUF3352 domain-containing protein, translating into MAKQLPNSVLGMLIVDVNQDSWQTTEQFKIPAQNPLAAIDKLLSFLGQSSQLSFAKDVQPWLGTELAIAFLDNPERKVEVTFAALSAVSDHQQFEAFIKKLKGLDLPKPTERLYRNVKIWEWQLQDTDISEPEESPQALPSKAVKSPNLKRLQAPIANHSAQDPQEKPHHSDTGADNIPKFPEIGFKRLAIAKLPSGVAVIASDQQAIQQMIDLATANSPEQLASKPEEALPSLADNQLFLRSLNNPLWNRSLIAGYGDFKNIGQLWEALATEIPETTEIPGFSREEYIQGLKYTLSQYNSVDLFTWITPKGIRSQSNSYFSEVRSPQPKDTQTRDRLLSFLPSNVYGAITSRNLNRQWQWFVEESKLQPSYKILIEGFRMLAPLIVGSGLDIDLEKDVISWIDGEYALVLFPSDRAPFKEIGVDLTVGALIRTSKPEAANATLNKLTKYLTKVGKNFIQVKKRQVGTTLLTSFEFPDNRELGKTQSIFAYGWRDRQTLLLTLGASTASAFIPIPKPALAESEDFRDAIADMPQPNFGYFYLNANAIAKQVAKFLSSEFLPNIDAPNSDNPSKPSELPEPIQRAINKLGGAVFVYSETSDRFQSDFFLGIKH; encoded by the coding sequence ATGGCAAAACAGCTTCCTAATAGCGTCCTTGGCATGTTAATTGTTGATGTAAATCAAGATTCTTGGCAAACAACTGAACAATTTAAAATTCCTGCCCAAAATCCTCTTGCGGCGATAGATAAATTACTTAGCTTTTTGGGTCAATCTTCACAACTATCATTTGCTAAAGATGTCCAGCCTTGGCTAGGTACAGAATTGGCGATCGCATTTTTGGACAATCCTGAGCGGAAAGTAGAAGTAACATTTGCGGCTCTATCTGCGGTGAGTGATCATCAACAATTTGAAGCTTTTATCAAAAAGTTAAAAGGGTTGGATTTGCCAAAACCCACGGAAAGGCTATACCGAAATGTCAAGATTTGGGAATGGCAATTACAAGATACGGATATCTCAGAACCAGAAGAATCTCCGCAAGCATTACCATCTAAGGCCGTAAAATCTCCAAATCTCAAGCGCTTACAAGCTCCAATCGCTAACCATTCAGCGCAAGACCCCCAAGAAAAACCTCATCATTCTGATACAGGTGCGGATAATATCCCGAAATTCCCAGAAATTGGATTTAAACGTTTGGCGATCGCCAAGTTACCCAGTGGAGTTGCAGTAATTGCTTCGGATCAACAGGCGATTCAGCAGATGATTGATCTCGCTACTGCTAATTCCCCAGAGCAGTTAGCCTCAAAACCTGAGGAAGCTTTGCCATCACTAGCAGATAATCAACTCTTTTTGCGATCGCTGAATAATCCCCTATGGAATCGTTCTCTGATTGCAGGGTATGGAGATTTTAAAAATATCGGTCAACTATGGGAAGCGCTTGCTACGGAGATCCCTGAAACCACCGAAATCCCTGGATTTAGCCGTGAAGAATATATTCAGGGATTGAAATATACCTTGAGCCAGTATAACAGTGTTGATCTATTTACATGGATAACGCCAAAGGGGATACGGAGTCAGAGTAATAGCTATTTTTCGGAAGTGAGATCGCCACAACCCAAGGATACACAAACCCGTGATCGTCTCCTCTCATTTTTGCCTTCCAATGTTTACGGAGCCATTACTAGCCGCAATCTCAATCGTCAATGGCAGTGGTTTGTGGAAGAGTCAAAGCTCCAGCCAAGCTACAAAATCCTGATTGAGGGATTCCGAATGCTTGCTCCTTTAATTGTTGGTTCTGGATTAGATATTGACCTTGAGAAGGATGTTATTTCTTGGATTGATGGCGAATATGCATTGGTATTATTCCCTAGCGATCGCGCTCCATTTAAAGAGATTGGCGTTGATCTTACCGTGGGAGCATTAATCCGTACATCAAAGCCTGAAGCTGCCAATGCTACCCTCAATAAATTGACGAAATATCTTACCAAGGTTGGGAAAAATTTCATCCAAGTAAAAAAACGTCAAGTTGGCACTACTTTATTGACCAGTTTTGAATTCCCTGACAATCGCGAACTTGGTAAAACTCAAAGTATTTTTGCCTATGGATGGCGCGATCGCCAAACTTTATTACTAACTTTGGGCGCAAGTACTGCCTCTGCTTTTATTCCCATCCCTAAGCCTGCCCTTGCGGAGTCCGAGGATTTCCGCGATGCGATCGCCGATATGCCTCAACCTAATTTTGGTTACTTTTATCTCAATGCCAATGCGATTGCCAAACAAGTAGCGAAGTTTTTGTCGTCAGAGTTCCTCCCTAATATTGATGCACCTAATTCAGACAATCCGAGCAAACCATCTGAGTTGCCTGAACCTATTCAAAGAGCAATCAATAAACTAGGTGGTGCTGTTTTTGTCTATTCTGAAACTAGCGATCGCTTCCAGTCTGATTTCTTCTTGGGTATCAAGCACTAG
- a CDS encoding Hpt domain-containing protein, with product MDQDKQKQITMYFIEEAKEHLQTIESGLLNLESLMGNAESVNEIFRAAHSIKGGAAMLGFSSIQHVAHNFEDYFKVMRENNDFQVDQHLQTLFLQAFDKLQELVELLQSPYGLTKDAVDGIMSGSDQIFANLKAHLQNLISGQEIDTQTVLVAKSAPKTDTRAMLGVFQSEVPIKLRNMLELFKQPDSPRSRQNLENICAQLQEMGDRFNLVAWSVMIQSVRSAVTNPNNQFRNLAPILIKEVKQAQEQVLAQKANEIKVSQQLLQLIPADANKQTVTAKVPVSSAPSTSADEVSNIFGAVIEEDKAMKGWQSFSDRVGWRQNGSWIPSNAVHSQNPPDGHFPTPLWLASWHQSKDAKAKEFQAQYLTFLAKLSSCNLP from the coding sequence ATGGATCAAGATAAGCAAAAGCAGATTACGATGTACTTCATCGAGGAAGCCAAAGAGCATCTGCAAACTATTGAATCGGGGCTGCTGAATTTAGAATCGCTCATGGGGAATGCGGAGTCGGTAAATGAGATATTTCGTGCAGCCCATTCAATTAAGGGGGGAGCTGCAATGTTGGGCTTTAGCAGTATTCAACATGTTGCACATAATTTTGAAGACTATTTCAAAGTTATGCGTGAAAATAACGACTTTCAAGTTGATCAGCATCTACAAACACTGTTTTTGCAAGCCTTTGATAAATTGCAAGAGTTAGTAGAACTGCTTCAAAGTCCCTATGGACTAACCAAAGATGCCGTTGATGGAATTATGTCTGGCTCCGATCAAATCTTTGCGAACTTGAAAGCCCACCTACAAAATTTAATTTCAGGGCAAGAAATCGACACCCAAACTGTACTCGTTGCTAAATCAGCACCGAAGACGGACACTAGAGCGATGCTGGGAGTCTTCCAGTCGGAAGTGCCAATTAAGCTACGCAATATGCTGGAATTATTCAAGCAACCAGATAGCCCTCGCAGTCGCCAAAATCTTGAAAACATTTGTGCACAGTTACAGGAAATGGGCGATCGCTTTAATCTTGTCGCTTGGTCAGTGATGATTCAGTCCGTCCGTTCGGCAGTCACCAATCCTAACAATCAATTTCGCAATCTTGCTCCAATTCTGATTAAGGAAGTAAAACAGGCTCAAGAACAGGTTCTAGCGCAGAAGGCAAATGAAATTAAGGTTTCCCAACAGTTGTTGCAGTTAATTCCTGCTGATGCCAACAAGCAGACTGTGACAGCTAAGGTTCCCGTTAGTTCTGCTCCAAGTACTTCCGCCGATGAAGTCAGTAATATCTTTGGGGCAGTTATCGAAGAAGACAAAGCCATGAAGGGTTGGCAATCCTTTAGCGATCGCGTCGGTTGGCGACAAAATGGTTCGTGGATTCCATCCAATGCAGTGCATTCACAGAATCCTCCTGATGGGCATTTCCCCACACCATTGTGGTTGGCATCGTGGCATCAATCTAAAGATGCGAAGGCAAAAGAGTTTCAGGCTCAGTATTTAACATTTTTAGCGAAACTTTCAAGTTGTAATTTGCCATAA
- a CDS encoding GUN4 domain-containing protein produces the protein MNSEEILIEFVANGDRTHGESIKSISTNKVKESIQRVANLVQQLATESTTNQSDGLALDEVEVAIKLTATGEAVLLGDGQSNGAITLRFRRSSKVVVSAGSAPAALIPSTGISYDKLQNLLANSKWQDANQETWNLMCQAANKNLGSVLSAEDIKQIPCEVLQTIDGLWQKHSQGHYGFSSQNQIYMSSILG, from the coding sequence ATGAATAGCGAAGAAATACTAATTGAATTTGTGGCAAATGGCGATCGCACCCACGGTGAGTCGATCAAGTCAATCAGCACCAACAAGGTTAAAGAAAGTATTCAACGAGTTGCCAACTTAGTCCAACAACTGGCGACTGAAAGTACTACTAATCAATCTGATGGGCTAGCTCTAGATGAGGTCGAAGTAGCAATTAAACTAACAGCTACGGGTGAAGCTGTTTTATTGGGTGATGGACAAAGCAATGGTGCGATTACTTTAAGATTTCGTCGTTCCAGTAAAGTTGTGGTAAGTGCGGGTTCTGCACCCGCAGCATTAATCCCTAGTACAGGGATCAGTTACGATAAATTACAAAATTTGCTAGCCAATAGCAAATGGCAGGACGCAAATCAAGAAACATGGAATCTGATGTGCCAAGCTGCCAACAAAAATCTTGGCTCAGTACTTTCGGCAGAGGATATTAAACAAATTCCTTGTGAAGTCCTGCAAACTATCGATGGACTGTGGCAGAAACATAGTCAAGGACATTATGGATTTAGCTCTCAAAATCAAATCTATATGTCGTCCATTCTGGGTTGA
- a CDS encoding chloride channel protein, whose amino-acid sequence MSLSRLLVTVLNRLQPSAETVMLISAIAVGVISGTGVTLFRKLILIAQEIYWHSLAVVLSTQWHWAIMFIPMLGALVVSLVRFRLDQIEAKAVGKGQVVRDIGQLPYSQAPLKTVAAALSLGSGASLGPEGPSVELGSSIGSILGQMLQFSSERIRLLIGAGGAAGLAAGFNAPIAGVFFALEVLLRDSYRTNKSSPNSDVSVVVIASVISALVSQISLGERPAFSLPVYEVRSYWELPIYLGLGILASVVALMFTSAIKQAKKFFAGEWAIAPFMQKLSMPVKLLIGGLCVGIIALTFPEAIGIGYETVESILQDTPFTIPLLGILLVIKLLLTAISSASGFVGGIFAPSIFLGAVLGSLYGQAIASLLPASIPIAASPAYALVGMAAVLAGTVRAPLTSVLLLFEMTRDYRIVLPLMAAVGLCAWVLDQLDTSKTDRMIMQWSNLPADIEVLEKIKIAEVMTLNPASVKYSMPLLQAAQFITSGYHHSALVFDDVNHLQGILTTQDLKRVLSAPTSDNTFEEMTVQNICTAEVLCTFADESLAEALKRMATRDLRQMPVVDRNQPKRVIGMVDRLAITTAYNTALTKRAIAARITATKPSQSISNNATIATNALNIVNTSTNANAINGNNRHNNEHRHEETAGNNSSSNNGNDNGNDKSLDQDNSLTNALHTPSNHNLQRELDTHSSETISS is encoded by the coding sequence ATGTCGCTTTCTCGCCTACTGGTGACTGTCTTAAACCGTCTTCAGCCATCTGCGGAGACGGTTATGCTTATCTCTGCGATCGCTGTTGGCGTGATTAGTGGCACTGGTGTTACCCTATTTCGCAAACTGATTTTAATTGCTCAAGAAATCTACTGGCATAGCCTCGCAGTAGTTCTTAGTACCCAATGGCATTGGGCAATTATGTTTATTCCCATGCTAGGCGCATTAGTTGTTAGCCTTGTACGTTTTAGGCTCGATCAAATAGAAGCTAAAGCGGTGGGTAAAGGACAGGTTGTCCGTGATATCGGGCAATTACCCTACTCTCAAGCTCCGTTAAAAACAGTTGCGGCGGCACTTTCCCTCGGTTCGGGAGCTTCTCTTGGTCCTGAGGGTCCTAGTGTTGAGCTAGGTAGCAGCATTGGCTCTATATTGGGGCAAATGTTGCAGTTTTCTAGTGAACGTATTCGACTGTTGATTGGCGCAGGGGGAGCCGCAGGTTTAGCCGCAGGATTTAATGCCCCGATCGCAGGTGTATTTTTTGCCCTTGAAGTATTGCTGCGCGATTCCTATCGCACCAATAAATCGAGTCCCAATTCTGATGTCAGTGTTGTGGTTATTGCCTCCGTAATTTCTGCATTAGTTTCGCAAATAAGCCTTGGTGAGCGTCCTGCCTTTAGCTTGCCTGTGTATGAAGTGCGAAGTTATTGGGAGTTGCCGATCTATCTAGGTTTGGGCATTTTGGCTAGTGTCGTGGCGCTCATGTTTACTAGCGCCATTAAACAGGCTAAAAAGTTTTTTGCAGGAGAATGGGCAATCGCCCCATTTATGCAGAAGCTATCGATGCCAGTTAAATTGCTGATTGGTGGTCTATGTGTGGGGATTATCGCTTTAACTTTTCCTGAAGCGATCGGCATTGGCTATGAAACCGTAGAGTCAATTCTGCAAGATACACCTTTCACCATTCCGTTGTTAGGCATTTTATTAGTTATTAAACTTTTACTGACAGCAATTAGTTCAGCCAGTGGCTTTGTGGGGGGAATCTTCGCGCCTTCAATTTTTCTAGGGGCAGTACTTGGTAGTTTATATGGACAGGCGATCGCTAGTTTATTGCCTGCCTCAATTCCGATCGCTGCTTCTCCTGCCTATGCCCTCGTTGGTATGGCAGCAGTGTTAGCAGGTACAGTGCGCGCTCCCCTAACATCAGTACTATTACTGTTTGAAATGACTCGTGACTATCGCATCGTTTTACCCCTAATGGCTGCTGTAGGTCTCTGTGCATGGGTACTCGATCAGCTCGATACATCCAAAACCGATCGCATGATCATGCAGTGGTCAAATTTGCCAGCCGATATCGAAGTCCTCGAAAAAATTAAAATTGCGGAGGTCATGACTCTTAACCCTGCCTCGGTCAAATACTCAATGCCTTTGCTTCAAGCTGCACAGTTTATCACCAGTGGCTATCATCACAGTGCTTTAGTATTTGATGATGTTAACCACTTACAGGGTATTCTCACCACTCAAGACCTCAAGCGAGTGCTATCTGCACCCACTAGCGATAATACGTTTGAAGAAATGACCGTGCAGAATATTTGTACAGCCGAGGTTCTTTGCACTTTTGCCGATGAATCTCTCGCTGAAGCTCTTAAGCGTATGGCAACAAGGGATTTACGCCAAATGCCCGTAGTTGATCGTAATCAACCGAAACGAGTGATTGGTATGGTTGATCGGCTTGCAATTACAACAGCCTATAACACAGCGCTAACAAAACGAGCGATCGCTGCTAGAATTACAGCGACTAAACCGAGTCAAAGCATTTCTAATAATGCAACTATCGCAACCAATGCGCTAAATATAGTTAATACCAGTACTAATGCTAATGCTATTAATGGCAATAATCGCCATAATAATGAGCATCGACATGAAGAAACTGCTGGGAATAATAGTTCTAGCAATAATGGTAACGATAATGGTAATGATAAGAGCCTTGATCAAGACAATAGTTTAACCAATGCTCTCCATACCCCCTCCAATCACAATTTACAGAGAGAATTAGATACTCATAGCTCTGAGACGATTTCCTCCTAA
- a CDS encoding ribonuclease R family protein: MEFSITQLLDNFSDDKLVTPKAIEKKLGISDDSKSVRRLQVALDALEKIGILEKDKGRYRRIHEEGLVEGRLRCSSKGFCFAIQDVEGAEDIYVRESRLSNAWNGDRVLVRVTKDGVRRRSPEGEVRLILERSNPTLLSTVKLTDGSYRAVPLDDRLLFEVELVPDEETPDLDVAVGKLVHLEMVRFSLGNHLPLGRILQILGDDAESTNDIDLVCCKHNLPRRFSAKALTAAASLPRGVRKADLKHRLDLRKTLTVRIGNAAAISIVQSENGWDLGVHIPDVATYVTAGSPLDLEARKRLRSFFLGDTILPMLPEMNVFNQPEYLTMSVLIKLDHDGNVLSFEIQPSAILVRANLSYQRAQQILDGKVAVDEDAPSQEIDTEVEELVHLIAKVGALLQGHSNAIRLVLPQIPSQEADEGVRGVTVVPLTLPISGTVTEVMILANKAIALHLQSLAIPAIYLRQVPPDQGKVDDWTKLLESMSISAQLETPEQIQIADLHGILQQVNQLEQEATRDILKYLLLSMFKPNEYVLTPSLHFGLGLIDQPYVHGVFPQHHYGDLLVQRTLHTVFEEGRDRRSIRIKDGVNLRSSSAHGQVNWSVLPPETERQLIEDLEAILPKLNQADALYHRSISDLDGLRKAEFMRSHTGGNFYGIITSVQSYGFFVEIESLLVEGLVHVSSLKDDWYEFPLINGKGRARASTLLVGRRSGRQYCLGDRVEVQVKGVDYYRQQIDLVAVVTSSEGDRDSSNLGSISESDLETPEEIEAANIE; encoded by the coding sequence ATGGAATTCTCGATTACTCAACTGTTAGATAACTTCTCTGATGACAAGCTAGTTACGCCCAAAGCGATCGAAAAGAAACTTGGAATTAGCGACGATAGTAAAAGCGTTCGTAGGCTCCAAGTAGCCCTTGATGCTCTCGAAAAAATTGGTATTCTCGAAAAAGATAAAGGACGTTACCGCCGCATTCATGAGGAAGGCTTGGTGGAAGGTCGCTTACGCTGTTCCAGTAAAGGGTTTTGCTTTGCCATCCAAGATGTTGAGGGGGCAGAGGATATTTATGTACGTGAGAGCCGCTTAAGCAATGCTTGGAATGGCGATCGCGTTTTGGTGCGAGTTACTAAAGATGGAGTGAGACGGCGATCGCCTGAGGGTGAGGTGCGGTTAATCCTTGAGCGTTCCAATCCCACTTTACTTTCGACTGTGAAACTCACCGATGGCAGTTATCGAGCTGTCCCTCTAGATGATCGCCTATTATTTGAAGTTGAGCTAGTCCCAGACGAAGAAACCCCCGATCTAGACGTGGCGGTGGGCAAACTAGTTCATCTAGAGATGGTGAGATTTTCCCTAGGCAATCATTTACCTTTAGGAAGAATCCTACAGATTTTAGGGGACGATGCCGAATCTACCAATGACATTGATTTGGTCTGTTGCAAGCATAATTTGCCAAGAAGATTTAGTGCTAAGGCTTTGACGGCAGCAGCAAGTTTGCCGAGGGGAGTCAGAAAGGCTGATCTCAAACATCGTCTGGATCTCCGCAAAACTCTGACCGTCAGAATTGGCAATGCGGCAGCAATTTCCATTGTTCAGAGTGAAAATGGCTGGGATTTAGGAGTCCATATTCCTGATGTTGCTACCTATGTAACAGCAGGTTCACCTTTGGACTTAGAAGCTCGCAAACGTCTGCGGTCATTTTTCTTAGGTGATACGATTTTGCCGATGTTGCCTGAGATGAATGTTTTTAATCAGCCTGAATATCTAACGATGTCAGTGCTGATTAAACTGGATCATGATGGCAATGTGCTTTCCTTTGAGATTCAGCCTTCAGCAATCTTGGTACGTGCAAACCTCAGCTATCAGAGAGCGCAACAGATTCTCGATGGTAAGGTGGCTGTTGATGAAGATGCTCCAAGTCAAGAAATAGATACAGAAGTAGAAGAGTTGGTGCATCTAATTGCGAAGGTAGGTGCATTGCTACAAGGTCATTCCAATGCAATTAGGCTAGTACTGCCACAGATTCCTTCTCAAGAGGCTGATGAGGGAGTTAGGGGAGTGACGGTGGTTCCTTTAACTCTGCCGATCTCTGGCACTGTGACGGAAGTGATGATCTTGGCAAATAAAGCGATCGCTTTGCATCTTCAATCCTTAGCAATTCCCGCAATCTATCTACGTCAAGTGCCTCCTGACCAAGGCAAAGTGGATGATTGGACAAAGCTACTGGAAAGCATGAGTATTTCTGCGCAGTTGGAAACTCCTGAGCAAATCCAGATTGCCGATTTACATGGCATTTTGCAACAGGTCAATCAACTGGAACAAGAAGCAACTCGCGATATTCTCAAGTATCTTTTGCTGTCAATGTTTAAGCCTAATGAATATGTCCTGACACCTTCTCTACATTTTGGTTTGGGACTGATCGATCAGCCCTATGTACATGGTGTATTTCCCCAACATCATTATGGAGATTTGCTGGTTCAGCGTACTCTGCACACGGTGTTTGAAGAAGGACGTGATCGCCGTAGCATCAGGATTAAGGATGGTGTGAATTTACGGAGTTCTAGCGCTCATGGACAGGTCAATTGGAGCGTCTTACCTCCTGAAACAGAGCGTCAGTTGATTGAGGATTTAGAAGCAATCCTACCAAAGCTCAATCAAGCCGATGCCTTATACCATCGCTCAATTTCTGATCTTGATGGATTACGCAAAGCCGAATTTATGCGATCTCACACAGGTGGGAACTTCTACGGGATCATTACTAGTGTTCAGTCCTATGGCTTCTTTGTTGAAATTGAATCTCTATTAGTAGAAGGACTAGTACATGTCAGTTCACTTAAGGATGATTGGTATGAGTTCCCATTGATTAATGGTAAGGGGAGAGCAAGAGCTTCGACTTTACTAGTGGGTCGTCGTAGTGGTCGTCAATATTGTTTGGGAGATCGCGTTGAAGTACAGGTTAAGGGTGTAGATTATTATCGCCAACAAATTGATTTGGTGGCAGTTGTAACATCCTCTGAAGGCGATCGCGATTCTTCTAATTTAGGTTCTATTTCAGAATCTGATTTGGAGACTCCTGAAGAAATCGAGGCAGCAAATATCGAATAA
- a CDS encoding iron uptake porin, which produces MSKFSKKNQSLVTPVVISAAVAASALISGAANAQSQVSPSEQVQLRPSAVAQNVTSVSQLSDVRPTDWAFTALQSLVERYGCIAGYPDRTFRGKQATSRYEFAAGLNACLDKINEIISAGLADKVSKEDLATLQKLQEEFAAELATLRGRVDALDAKVTKLEAQQFSTTTKLRGEAIFGLVAGSDGTTTTGVDKTNVVFNYRARLNLDTSFTGKDLLRTRLQASNTANFNDLVGGTAGNSTRLSYDGFSTAANTFELNRLYYKFPVGDNLTAYIAPIGQTEDIINPLNPLESDSQATISRFGRFNPLIRIGSSGNPAVAGFDWKLSDKVNFQAAYTASNAAAATGAGGVTGGDTKIAAQFVFKPADALTLGVGYANAYTNSAGLTGNGLGSGLNNESVVTGISGVKSDTVVGSLIWDITKKFTFNTWGSWTFANNSAGSATLTSWVAALSGKDLFTEGDLAAILFGQPLFTSSTSGITASTDTPYHLEAFYRFRVSKNISITPGVFFVFNQNSASTNGTATVGVIRTTFSF; this is translated from the coding sequence ATGTCTAAGTTTTCTAAGAAAAATCAAAGCCTAGTTACTCCAGTAGTAATTTCGGCTGCTGTTGCTGCATCTGCGCTCATTAGCGGTGCTGCCAATGCACAGTCACAAGTTTCCCCTTCTGAGCAAGTACAGTTGCGTCCTAGTGCTGTAGCTCAAAACGTTACCTCTGTTTCTCAGCTCAGTGATGTTCGCCCTACTGATTGGGCATTCACCGCATTGCAGTCCTTAGTAGAGCGCTATGGTTGCATCGCTGGCTACCCTGACCGTACTTTCCGTGGTAAACAAGCAACCAGCCGTTATGAATTTGCTGCTGGTTTGAATGCTTGCTTAGACAAGATCAATGAAATCATTTCGGCAGGTTTAGCCGACAAGGTTAGCAAGGAAGACCTCGCTACCTTACAAAAACTTCAAGAAGAATTTGCTGCTGAACTTGCAACTCTTCGTGGTCGCGTAGATGCTCTTGATGCTAAAGTCACCAAGCTCGAAGCACAACAATTCTCCACCACCACCAAGCTACGTGGCGAAGCAATCTTTGGTCTAGTTGCTGGTTCTGATGGTACTACCACAACAGGTGTTGATAAGACTAACGTTGTTTTCAACTATCGCGCTCGTCTTAACTTAGATACCAGCTTCACTGGTAAGGACTTGTTGAGAACTCGCTTGCAAGCTAGCAATACTGCTAACTTCAATGATTTAGTTGGTGGAACCGCAGGTAACAGTACTCGTCTTTCCTACGATGGATTCTCGACTGCTGCCAATACCTTTGAACTCAACCGTTTGTACTACAAGTTCCCAGTTGGCGACAACTTAACAGCTTACATCGCCCCAATTGGTCAAACTGAAGATATCATCAATCCTCTAAATCCTCTTGAAAGCGACAGCCAAGCGACAATCTCTCGCTTTGGTCGTTTTAACCCCTTGATCCGTATTGGTTCTAGTGGTAACCCAGCCGTTGCTGGTTTTGACTGGAAACTTTCTGACAAGGTAAACTTCCAAGCTGCTTACACTGCATCTAATGCTGCTGCTGCAACAGGTGCTGGTGGTGTAACTGGTGGTGATACTAAGATTGCTGCTCAGTTTGTCTTCAAGCCTGCTGATGCACTAACCCTTGGTGTTGGCTATGCAAATGCTTATACCAATAGCGCAGGTCTAACTGGCAATGGTCTTGGATCTGGTCTTAACAATGAATCTGTTGTAACTGGAATCTCTGGTGTTAAGAGTGATACCGTTGTTGGTAGCTTGATTTGGGACATCACCAAGAAGTTTACCTTCAATACTTGGGGTTCTTGGACTTTTGCTAACAACTCTGCTGGTTCTGCAACTCTTACAAGTTGGGTAGCTGCTCTCTCTGGTAAGGACTTGTTCACCGAAGGCGACCTAGCTGCGATTCTGTTTGGTCAACCTCTGTTCACAAGTAGCACTAGTGGTATTACTGCTAGCACTGATACTCCTTATCACCTCGAAGCTTTCTACCGCTTCCGTGTTTCTAAGAATATCAGCATCACTCCTGGTGTATTCTTCGTATTCAATCAAAACAGTGCAAGTACCAATGGTACAGCAACTGTTGGTGTAATCCGTACCACATTCTCCTTCTAA
- a CDS encoding HEAT repeat domain-containing protein: MSETFENLREQLAKDDIGLRMKAIHASRSLPMSERFVLLAIASSDSNARIRYDAVSQIGTVGTVDLENSFEILSDRLRVDSELDVRAAAAASLGSLQLTQAFDLLKAAYESTNDWMLQFSIIAAIGELGAPQGFDFLVKALQSPNDLVKIAAIGSLGDLGNREAVPLLIALIDDSDWQVRHRVSQSLAHLGGNDAKEALEKLVNDPMPQVSETAKAFLSSIAE; the protein is encoded by the coding sequence GTGAGCGAAACCTTTGAAAATTTAAGAGAGCAACTAGCCAAGGATGACATCGGTCTACGGATGAAGGCAATCCATGCTAGTCGCTCTCTTCCCATGTCTGAACGTTTTGTTTTACTAGCGATCGCTTCGAGCGACTCCAATGCCCGTATTCGTTATGATGCGGTAAGTCAAATTGGTACTGTTGGTACTGTTGACTTAGAAAATTCCTTTGAAATTTTAAGCGATCGCCTACGTGTTGATTCTGAGTTAGATGTCCGTGCCGCCGCCGCCGCCTCCCTTGGCTCTCTACAACTGACTCAGGCTTTTGATTTACTAAAAGCTGCCTACGAATCTACAAATGACTGGATGTTGCAATTTAGTATCATCGCGGCAATAGGTGAACTAGGCGCACCCCAAGGATTTGATTTTCTTGTCAAAGCCTTACAAAGCCCTAATGACTTAGTCAAAATTGCGGCGATCGGTTCCCTTGGTGACTTAGGAAACCGTGAAGCTGTCCCTCTCTTAATTGCCCTTATTGACGACTCTGATTGGCAAGTAAGACATCGTGTATCCCAGTCATTAGCACATCTGGGTGGCAACGATGCTAAAGAAGCTTTAGAAAAACTCGTTAATGATCCTATGCCTCAAGTTTCAGAAACAGCCAAAGCATTTTTATCCTCAATTGCAGAATAA